A genome region from Yoonia vestfoldensis includes the following:
- a CDS encoding glutamine-synthetase adenylyltransferase, whose product MSIARRITRYPRPYDAALGADVLAQLPSFAPEIAKLLAGTAGCSPYLAGLMTREKDWLPAALEDPEAAVEILLAELETISLEALPIHLRQMKRRIALVAALADLGGVWPLETVTLTLTRFADAAVAACIARLVAAEVARGKLPDGPPQDAAGMVVLAMGKMGAHELNYSSDIDLICLFDDSRFAPDDVFEARTAFIRVTRRMTAILSEVKDGGYVFRTDLRLRPDASVMPVCLSMEAAERYYESVGRTWERAAYIKARVCAGDQAAGARFLQTLRPFVWRKHLDFAAIQDAHDMRLKIRDHKGLGGPVTLAGHDMKLGRGGIREIEFFTQTRQLIAGGRDASLRLRGTGEGLHALAGAGWIGADVAATLLDHYRHHREVEHRVQMFADAQTHHLPQDAAGFDRLAAFMGRDVAELRDDLTRRLADVHVLTEGFFAPDAKPKAQITWGQDVVARWQGYPALRSPRATEIFDRLIPQIMASLQEAARPDEALAQFDGFLAGLPAGVQLFSLFEANPQLTQLIVDIAATAPALAQYLSRNAAVLDAVIGGAFFDPWPGMAALRDQLGTVLAGHADYESQLIAARTWAREWHFRIGVHHLRGLIGATTSGTQYADLAEAVIAALWPVIVAEFARKHGAPPGRGGAVVAMGSLGAARLNAGSDLDLIVIYDPAGVESSDGPRPLATRAYFARLTQALITALAAPMSAGRLYEVDMRLRPSGRQGPVATSLESFIDYQNKEAWTWEHLALTRARPITGEPDLRAAIETFRRDLLRRKGQGAAVVADVAEMRARLAQAKGPGEAWDAKTGPGRLQDIELCAQTAALIAGSPARDLAAQLDAGVTAGWLDAADAQALCDAARLLWQLQAAVRLLTGGGLDPNDLGEGARRMILRDTDTPGLDALLARMTRLHKAADAIISRRLEGTG is encoded by the coding sequence ATGAGCATCGCCCGTCGCATCACCCGCTATCCACGCCCCTATGACGCCGCCCTTGGGGCGGATGTGCTGGCGCAATTGCCCAGCTTTGCGCCCGAAATCGCCAAGTTGCTGGCCGGAACCGCCGGTTGCAGCCCCTATCTGGCGGGGCTGATGACGCGTGAAAAAGACTGGCTGCCCGCCGCATTGGAAGATCCCGAAGCCGCGGTAGAGATTCTGCTGGCAGAGCTGGAAACAATCTCGCTCGAGGCGCTGCCGATCCATCTGCGGCAGATGAAACGGCGCATCGCGCTGGTCGCGGCCCTGGCCGATCTGGGCGGTGTCTGGCCGCTGGAAACCGTGACCTTGACGCTGACACGCTTTGCCGATGCCGCCGTTGCGGCCTGTATCGCCCGGCTGGTCGCCGCCGAGGTCGCGCGCGGCAAGCTGCCCGATGGCCCGCCACAGGATGCGGCAGGCATGGTCGTGCTGGCCATGGGCAAGATGGGCGCGCATGAGCTGAATTATTCCTCTGACATCGACCTGATCTGCCTGTTCGACGACAGCCGTTTCGCCCCCGATGACGTGTTCGAGGCGCGCACCGCCTTTATCCGCGTGACCCGCCGGATGACCGCCATCCTGTCCGAGGTCAAAGACGGCGGCTATGTCTTTCGCACCGATCTGCGGCTGCGCCCCGATGCCTCGGTCATGCCGGTCTGCCTGTCGATGGAAGCGGCAGAGCGCTATTACGAAAGCGTGGGGCGGACATGGGAACGCGCCGCCTATATCAAGGCGCGGGTCTGTGCGGGCGATCAAGCGGCGGGGGCGCGGTTTCTGCAAACTTTGCGTCCCTTTGTCTGGCGCAAACATCTGGATTTCGCGGCGATTCAGGATGCCCATGACATGCGGCTGAAAATCCGCGATCACAAGGGGTTGGGCGGGCCGGTCACGCTGGCTGGCCATGATATGAAACTGGGGCGCGGCGGTATCCGCGAGATTGAATTTTTCACCCAGACCCGCCAATTGATCGCAGGCGGGCGCGATGCGTCTTTGCGGCTGCGCGGCACCGGCGAAGGCCTGCATGCGCTGGCCGGGGCGGGCTGGATCGGGGCGGATGTGGCCGCGACATTGCTGGATCATTACCGCCACCACCGCGAGGTTGAACATCGCGTGCAGATGTTCGCCGATGCGCAGACCCATCATCTGCCGCAGGATGCGGCGGGGTTCGACCGGCTGGCGGCCTTCATGGGGCGCGATGTCGCGGAATTGCGCGATGACCTGACCCGGCGGCTGGCCGATGTGCATGTGCTGACCGAAGGCTTTTTCGCGCCAGATGCGAAACCCAAGGCCCAGATCACCTGGGGGCAGGATGTCGTGGCGCGCTGGCAAGGCTATCCCGCGCTGCGATCGCCCCGCGCGACCGAAATCTTTGACCGGCTGATCCCCCAGATCATGGCCAGCCTGCAAGAGGCCGCCCGCCCGGACGAGGCTTTGGCCCAATTCGATGGCTTTCTGGCGGGGCTGCCCGCAGGGGTGCAGCTGTTTTCGCTGTTCGAGGCCAACCCCCAGCTGACCCAGCTGATCGTCGATATCGCGGCGACAGCCCCGGCACTCGCGCAATATCTGTCGCGCAATGCGGCCGTGCTGGATGCGGTGATCGGCGGTGCCTTCTTTGATCCCTGGCCCGGCATGGCCGCGCTGCGCGATCAATTGGGCACCGTGCTGGCGGGTCATGCCGATTACGAAAGCCAGCTGATCGCGGCGCGGACCTGGGCGCGCGAATGGCATTTCCGCATCGGGGTGCATCATCTGCGCGGCTTGATCGGTGCCACCACCAGCGGCACGCAATATGCCGATCTGGCCGAGGCGGTGATTGCCGCGCTCTGGCCCGTGATCGTGGCGGAATTCGCGCGCAAACACGGGGCCCCGCCGGGGCGGGGCGGGGCGGTTGTCGCCATGGGCTCGCTGGGGGCGGCGCGGTTGAATGCGGGGTCCGATCTGGATCTGATCGTGATCTATGATCCGGCCGGGGTCGAAAGCTCTGACGGGCCGCGCCCGCTGGCGACGCGGGCCTATTTCGCGCGGCTGACGCAGGCGCTGATCACCGCGCTGGCCGCGCCAATGTCGGCGGGGCGCTTGTATGAGGTCGATATGCGGCTGCGTCCCTCGGGGCGGCAGGGGCCGGTGGCCACATCGCTGGAGTCCTTCATCGATTACCAGAACAAAGAGGCCTGGACCTGGGAACATCTGGCCTTGACCCGCGCCCGCCCGATCACCGGAGAGCCTGATCTTCGCGCGGCGATCGAAACTTTCCGCCGCGATTTGCTGCGGCGCAAAGGGCAGGGGGCGGCTGTCGTCGCCGATGTGGCCGAGATGCGCGCCCGGCTGGCCCAGGCCAAAGGCCCCGGCGAGGCATGGGACGCCAAGACCGGGCCGGGCCGGTTGCAGGATATCGAGCTTTGCGCGCAGACAGCGGCGCTGATCGCGGGCAGCCCGGCGCGGGATCTGGCGGCGCAATTGGACGCGGGGGTGACGGCGGGCTGGCTGGATGCGGCGGATGCGCAGGCGCTGTGTGATGCGGCGCGGCTCTTGTGGCAATTGCAGGCGGCGGTCAGGCTCTTGACAGGGGGCGGGCTTGACCCGAATGATCTGGGCGAAGGGGCGCGCCGGATGATCCTGCGCGACACGGATACACCGGGGCTGGATGCGCTATTGGCGCGGATGACCCGTTTGCACAAGGCCGCGGATGCGATCATCAGCCGCCGCCTGGAAGGAACCGGATGA
- a CDS encoding YbaK/EbsC family protein, producing MSKSLTRVIRALAEQGVQITPLEMGEQTRTAQQAAEAAGCALDQIAKSVIFAGQDSGRAILFITAGGHQVENAKASHVAGEPLAKADAGLIRAQTGFAIGGVAPIGHLSPVRAFFDPRLLDFTEIWAAAGTPRHIFPIAPQQLLQIYGAQLADFIA from the coding sequence ATGAGCAAAAGCCTGACCCGCGTGATCCGCGCATTGGCCGAACAGGGGGTGCAGATCACCCCGCTGGAAATGGGCGAACAGACCCGCACAGCACAGCAGGCCGCCGAAGCGGCAGGCTGCGCGCTGGACCAGATCGCCAAATCGGTGATCTTTGCAGGCCAGGACAGCGGCCGCGCGATTCTGTTCATCACGGCGGGCGGCCATCAGGTCGAGAACGCCAAGGCCAGCCATGTCGCGGGCGAGCCTTTGGCCAAGGCCGATGCCGGTTTGATCCGCGCGCAGACCGGCTTTGCCATCGGGGGTGTCGCGCCGATCGGGCATCTGTCGCCTGTGCGGGCCTTTTTCGACCCGCGCCTGCTGGATTTCACGGAAATCTGGGCCGCTGCTGGCACGCCGCGCCATATCTTTCCCATCGCGCCGCAGCAATTATTGCAGATATATGGCGCGCAACTGGCTGATTTCATTGCCTGA
- a CDS encoding DUF2852 domain-containing protein — MMTTNTALTYDTSPGFFARAEAWLDARGKAAWIAAMVLGFIVFWPVGLALLAYMIWGKGMFAGSCRKTARSPIHMTQSSGNMAFDAYRNETIRRLEDEQQKFQAFLKRLRDAKDKAEFDAFMDERDRKAAAKTDITPDAPQA, encoded by the coding sequence ATGATGACCACCAACACCGCCTTGACCTATGACACCAGCCCCGGTTTTTTTGCCCGCGCCGAGGCTTGGCTTGATGCGCGCGGCAAAGCAGCCTGGATCGCGGCGATGGTGCTGGGCTTTATTGTGTTCTGGCCCGTGGGTCTGGCGCTTCTGGCCTATATGATCTGGGGCAAGGGCATGTTTGCCGGGTCCTGCCGCAAGACCGCCCGGTCCCCGATCCACATGACACAATCCAGCGGCAATATGGCTTTTGACGCCTATCGCAACGAAACCATCCGCCGTCTGGAAGACGAACAGCAGAAATTCCAGGCCTTTCTCAAGCGGCTGCGCGATGCCAAGGACAAGGCCGAATTCGATGCCTTCATGGATGAACGTGACCGCAAGGCTGCCGCGAAAACCGATATCACCCCGGATGCGCCGCAGGCCTGA
- a CDS encoding arginyltransferase: MRHTLPIAPQFYVTAPQPCPYLAGRMERKLFTALQGENATKLNDALSKQGFRRSQNVLYRPSCAECSACMSARINVAAFTPSRSQRRVDARARHLHRRATSPWATEEQYDLFRAYLDDRHATGGMADMDMFEFAAMIEETPIRSRVIEYTDPQGLQAVCLTDILDDGLSMVYSFFDPARERLSLGTYIILDHIRIAQEMNLPYVYLGYWVPGSPKMGYKAKFAGLELFHGGVWSPLTAPDSFDTAVHPLSSEPIAEQVAKINLPDGRS, translated from the coding sequence ATGCGCCATACGCTTCCCATCGCGCCGCAATTTTATGTGACGGCGCCGCAGCCCTGCCCCTATCTTGCGGGCCGGATGGAACGAAAGCTGTTCACCGCCCTGCAGGGTGAAAACGCGACGAAACTGAATGATGCGCTGTCCAAACAGGGGTTTCGCCGGTCGCAAAACGTGCTCTACCGGCCGTCCTGCGCGGAATGTTCGGCCTGTATGTCGGCGCGGATCAATGTCGCAGCCTTCACCCCGTCGCGCAGCCAGCGCCGCGTTGATGCGCGCGCGCGCCATCTGCACCGCCGCGCGACATCGCCTTGGGCGACCGAAGAACAATATGACCTGTTCCGCGCCTATCTGGATGATCGCCATGCCACCGGCGGGATGGCGGATATGGATATGTTCGAATTCGCCGCGATGATCGAGGAAACGCCGATCCGCTCGCGCGTCATCGAATATACCGATCCGCAGGGTTTGCAGGCGGTTTGCCTGACCGATATCCTCGATGACGGGCTGTCGATGGTCTATTCCTTCTTTGATCCCGCCCGCGAACGGCTGTCGCTGGGGACCTATATCATCCTTGATCACATCCGCATCGCGCAGGAAATGAACCTGCCCTATGTCTATCTTGGCTATTGGGTGCCGGGTAGCCCCAAGATGGGCTATAAGGCGAAATTCGCGGGGCTAGAGCTGTTTCACGGCGGCGTCTGGTCGCCGCTAACCGCGCCTGACAGTTTTGACACCGCGGTGCATCCGCTCTCAAGCGAACCCATCGCCGAGCAGGTCGCCAAGATCAACCTGCCCGACGGGCGCAGCTAA